Proteins encoded in a region of the Kryptolebias marmoratus isolate JLee-2015 linkage group LG14, ASM164957v2, whole genome shotgun sequence genome:
- the LOC108250313 gene encoding uncharacterized protein LOC108250313, with translation MAAQNKNTSNFEDIISKSSQISSGPPAVYKRRIEKEKFRSLSRVIVGEKDEYKGNKTILLVGETGAGKSTLINALFNHTVGVEFKDEVWFQVVEEEEGQTSDVIVYQIFESEDETLPYSLTIIDTPGFGDIRGMEHDVKTNQQLLELFQSEEGVHELHAVGLVMKESENQPSDRLKYIFDSLMSLFGKNLEKNIVALITHSNGRPPKNVLQALESSNIKCAKNEKNQPVHFLFDNCQDEDRTEETETFIENGWRVTQRGMKQFIAHLDKSSPLQLEAMLEEQREPIRLTACIQNLKDRIRFTELKQRDINEAKEALCKYESQIKKDQKFIIDILEVYKEVEGIANPMCKLGFEEAVCCTICQENCHYPGCTKALTPQQCEVMREGKCTSCTRKCPASDHVKKNWKFVLKTKNVQTNGNYIKQKYKQNQTRKMNLSQTLENQVKQLTAEKSQLVDFVYKHFIKLEQITQNEDSVSAYVHLDFLMKKMKDKKDLGKLQVLKEIYSQMNEGTRAALQHRMESISAKHDDLISESFEISPGPPAVYQLRTKEKMFGTLSRVTVGEKDETKINKTILLVGETGTGKSTLINALFNHTMGVKFEDEVWFQVVMEKERSQTESQTSDVIVYHIFGFEGQTLPYSLTIIDTPGFGSTRGSQEDVLVSQRLFDLFRSEEGVHEIHAVGLVMKASMNRVNERLKYIFDSVMSLFGKDLEKNIVALITHSNGNPPINVLQALEAAGIQCAKDEKNQPVYFLFDNQQKTQRGSTEINKIGSKYSWDFSNEHMGCLTDFLENSNSQPLITTVEVLKKRIRLKACTQNLQERIKLIELKQTEIKQIQEALSKHEEEMKKSEKLTVEVDEVYKDTEDIKGGMWGLVFFEAAVTCPICEENCHYPGCTMAWKPSHCEVMKRGRCTVCTKKCPASDHVKENWKYVTKTRKVQKTMEDVKQKYEKSRAEHENKSSLLENLELEAKQLTTEKSQLLDEAYQHVIRLEQIALKVNSLSTSAHLNFLIEKMKENGDTEKVQILEVLKSRMDKGNEMESSMSALQKAVKRLRK, from the exons ATGGCAGCACA gaataaaaacacatcaaattttgaaGACATCATATCAAAAAGCTCTCAGATCAGTTCAGGACCTCCTGCTGTCTATAAGCGGAGAATAGAGAAAGAAAAGTTTCGATCTCTGAGCAGAGTGATTGTTGGTGAGAAAGATGAGTACAAGGGAAATAAAACCATCTTACTTGTTGGTGAAACAGGAGCAGGAAAATCTACTTTAATCAACGCTCTGTTCAACCACACCGTGGGAGTGGAGTTTAAGGATGAAGTCTGGTTTCAGgttgtggaggaggaggaaggtcaGACCTCAGATGTGATCGTGTACCAGATATTTGAATCTGAAGATGAAACTCTGCCCTACTCTCTGACCATCATCGACACTCCTGGATTTGGAGACATCAGAGGGATGGAGCATGATGTCAAGACCAACCAACAATTATTAGAGTTGTTTCAATCAGAGGAAGGAGTTCATGAGCTCCATGCAGTGGGTCTGGTGATGAAGGAGAGTGAGAATCAACCGAGTGACCGTCTGAAGTATATCTTTGACTCACTGATGTCTCTGTTTGGTAAAAACCTGgagaaaaacattgttgctCTGATCACACACTCCAATGGAAGACCACCTAAAAATGTTCTTCAGGCTCTTGAATCTTCAAACATTAAATGTGCCAAAAATGAGAAGAATCAGCccgttcacttcctgtttgataaCTGTCAGGATGAAGACCgaacagaagaaacagaaacatttatagAAAATGGCTGGAGAGTAACACAAAGAGGAATGAAACAGTTCATAGCCCATCTAGATAAAtcttctcctctgcagctggAGGCCATGTTGGAAGAACAGAGAGAACCAATCAGACTGACGGCCTGCATCCAAAACCTGAAGGACAGAATCAGGTTCACCGAATTAAAACAGAGAGATATAAACGAGGCTAAAGAAGCTCTGTGTAAATATGAATCgcagataaaaaaagatcagaagTTCATTATAGATATTCTTGAGGTCTACAAAGAAGTAGAGGGTATAGCAAATCCGATGTGCAAACTGGGTTTTGAAGAAGCTGTCTGCTGTACTATCTGTCAGGAGAACTGTCACTATCCTGGATGCACAAAGGCCTTAACACCACAACAGTGTGAGGTCATGAGGGAAGGAAAGTGTACTTCATGTACCAGGAAGTGTCCTGCATCTGATCATGTGAAGAAAAACTGGAAATTTGTACTTAAGACAAAAAATGTTCAGACAAACGGAAactatataaaacaaaaatacaaacagaatcagACAAGAAAAATGAATCTTTCCCAAACTCTTGAAAACCAAGTGAAACAACTGACAGCAGAGAAGTCCCAGTTGGTGGATTTTGTCtacaaacattttatcaaaCTGGAACAGATCACTCAGAATGAAGATTCGGTGTCTGCTTATGTCCACTTGGACTTCctgatgaagaagatgaaggaCAAAAAAGACCTGGGAAAATTACAGGTGCTAAAAGAGATTTACAGCCAAATGAATGAGGGAACTAGAGCAGCACTCCAGCACAG GATGGAAAGTATCTCAGCAAAACATGACGATTTAATCTCAGAAAGTTTTGAGATCAGTCCAGGACCTCCTGCTGTCTACCAGCTGAGAACAAAGGAAAAGATGTTTGGAACTCTGAGCAGAGTGACTGTTGGAGAGAAAGATGAGACCAAGATCAATAAAACCATCTTACTTGTTGGtgaaacaggaacaggaaaatCTACTCTGATCAATGCTCTGTTTAACCACACCATGGGGGTGAAGTTTGAGGATGAAGTCTGGTTTCAGGTTGTGATGGAAAAGGAGAGAAGTCAGACAGAAAGTCAGACCTCAGATGTGATCGTGTACCACATCTTTGGGTTTGAAGGTCAAACTCTGCCCTACTCTCTGACCATCATCGACACTCCTGGATTTGGAAGCACCAGAGGCTCTCAGGAAGATGTTCTCGTCAGTCAAAGATTGTTTGACTTGTTCCGATCAGAGGAAGGAGTTCATGAGATCCATGCAGTGGGTCTGGTGATGAAGGCCAGTATGAATCGAGTGAATGAACGACTGAAGTACATCTTTGATTCAGTGATGTCTCTGTTTGGAAAAGACCTGGAGAAGAACATTGTAGCTCTGATCACACATTCAAATGGAAATCCACCAATAAATGTTCTTCAGGCTCTTGAAGCTGCAGGAATTCAATGTGCCAAAGATGAGAAGAATCAGCCAGTTTACTTCTTGTTTGATAACCAACAGAAGACACAGAGAGGctcaacagaaataaataagattGGTTCAAAATATTCCTGGGACTTTTCAAATGAACACATGGGTTGTTTGACAGATTTCTTGGAAAACTCCAACTCTCAGCCACTGATAACAACTGTGGAAGTTCTGAAGAAACGCATCAGACTGAAAGCTTGCACccaaaacctgcaggagagaaTCAAACTGATCGaactgaaacagacagaaatcaaACAGATTCAAGAAGCTCTGAGTAAACATGAGGAAGAGATGAAGAAGAGCGAGAAGCTCACTGTAGAAGTTGATGAGGTTTACAAAGACACAGAGGATATTAAAGGTGGGATGTGGGGGCTGGTGTTCTTTGAAGCAGCTGTCACCTGTCCTATCTGTGAGGAGAACTGTCACTATCCTGGATGTACGATGGCCTGGAAACCTTCACACTGTGAGGTTATGAAGCGAGGTCGCTGCACTGTTTGTACCAAGAAGTGTCCTGCATCAGATCACGTGAAAGAAAACTGGAAATATgtgacaaagacaagaaaagttCAGAAGACCATGGAAGATGTGaagcagaaatatgaaaagAGTAGAGCAGAACATGAGAACAAGTCGAGTCTTCTGGAAAACCTTGAATTGGAAGCCAAACAGCTGACAACAGAGAAGTCCCAGCTGCTGGATGAGGCCTACCAACATGTGATCAGACTGGAGCAGATCGCCCTGAAGGTGAATTCACTTTCTACTTCTGCCCATTTGAACTTCCTGATTGAGAAGATGAAGGAGAACGGGGACACAGAGAAGGTCCAAATACTGGAGGTGTTGAAGAGCAGAATGGATAAAGGGAATGAAATGGAAAGCAGCATGTCAGCCCTACAGAAAGCTGTGAAAaggttaagaaaataa